The following proteins come from a genomic window of Hymenobacter canadensis:
- a CDS encoding uracil-DNA glycosylase family protein has product MPDTFARRLLHLLTTFPPAPALPDGVQAYNPYQEPAVAALLTQFAQKFYTDNQPRVALLGINPGRFGAGRTGVAFTDPAALSEHCHIPNDQPRHPELSSQFVYQVIAELGGPAEFYRHFYLGSLYPLVLLRDGKNYNYYDSPALQRALEPEIRVALRRQITELGLARHAAVCLGRRNGLLFEKLNQELALFDKIIVLDHPRYLMQYKRRELAEHVARYADVLLEVKMER; this is encoded by the coding sequence ATGCCCGATACCTTCGCCCGCCGCCTGCTGCACCTGCTTACCACGTTTCCGCCGGCCCCTGCCCTGCCTGACGGAGTGCAGGCCTACAACCCCTATCAGGAGCCGGCCGTGGCGGCGCTGCTCACCCAGTTTGCGCAGAAATTCTACACCGATAACCAGCCGCGGGTGGCGCTGCTGGGCATCAACCCCGGCCGGTTTGGGGCGGGCCGCACCGGCGTGGCCTTCACCGATCCGGCCGCCCTCTCTGAGCACTGCCACATCCCCAACGACCAGCCACGTCACCCCGAGCTCAGCAGCCAGTTTGTGTACCAGGTAATAGCCGAGCTGGGCGGGCCGGCCGAATTCTACCGCCACTTCTACTTGGGCTCCCTCTATCCGCTGGTGCTGCTGCGCGACGGCAAAAACTACAACTACTACGACTCGCCGGCCCTGCAGCGGGCCCTGGAGCCCGAAATCCGGGTGGCGCTGCGGCGGCAGATAACCGAGCTGGGACTGGCCCGGCACGCCGCCGTCTGCCTGGGCCGCCGCAACGGACTGCTGTTCGAAAAGCTGAACCAGGAGCTGGCGCTCTTTGATAAGATTATTGTGCTGGACCATCCGCGCTACCTGATGCAGTACAAGCGCCGCGAGCTGGCCGAGCATGTGGCGCGCTATGCAGATGTGTTGCTTGAAGTAAAAATGGAGCGGTAA